The genomic region GGGCTCGACGGGCATAGGTGACTCCTTTGTGCTTACGTCCGGAAGTTCGTCATCGAGGTGGCGCAGGCGGGGGTAGGCGAAGCCTGCGATCGCGCAGCCGACGGTGAGCACGCCCATCAGCATGAGCAGCAGTGCGATCCCGCGCCCCGGGCCGTCGCCGACCACTGCCGCGACGAACGGCGAGCGCACGTCCTCCGGACCGACCAGGGGCTGGAAGACGTGGTCGACGGCGGGCCCGGCCACGAGGTAGGCGATGAGCTGAGGGGTGTTGGCGACCATGCCGAGCAGGGCCATCGTCCGGCCGAGCAGATGGGGCTCCACCTTGGTCTGCCAGATGGCCTGGTTGCTGCCCATGACAATGGCCAGGCTGCCGAGGAAGAGGACGGCACCGATGGTGATCAGCGGGACATTCGGCCGCAGTGCCCCGATGACAGTGGCCACGCCGAGGACGAGCGTGAAGCCGAGGATGCCGTGGATGCGGCGGCGCGGCCCGCCCCAGATGCTCATGGCCACGCTCGCGGCGATCATGCCCAGGCCGCCGATGGACATGACGGTGCCGAGGACGTTGGGCTCGGCGAACGCGAGAACCAGCGGAATGATCAGTACGTCGACGAAGCCTGCGCAGAAATTCAGCGCGCCGAGGAAGACCATCAGGGCCACCAGGCCGTGGCGGGCAGCGACCCAGCGCCACGCCTCGGCGAACTCACGCAGCAACGACATCGGGTGGGCGGGCGTCGTCGCGGCACCGGCCGGCCGCGGAATGCGGACGAGGGCCAGGGTGATCAGGGCGAGAGTGAAGGAGACGCAGTCGAGCAGGATGATGCCGGAGATGTCGATGGCGAGCAGGAGGTAACCGCCACCGATGGGCGCCAGCACCTGAGTCGTCGCCAGGGCCACCATGCGCAACCCGTTCGCCCGGCCGATGTGCCGACTCGGTACCAGCAGGGGCACCGCAGCCTCGAACGAGGGCGTTTGCAGCGCCCCGATCACCGACA from Micromonospora profundi harbors:
- a CDS encoding MFS transporter, producing MAAPTTGLRTYMVLWCGQFVSLAGSSLSGFALGVYAYLLSGSVTTLGVIYALAYLPQILASPFTGSLVDRWGPRRALVVSNIASAVVMLTLAALLATDRFAIWHIYPIVACLSVIGALQTPSFEAAVPLLVPSRHIGRANGLRMVALATTQVLAPIGGGYLLLAIDISGIILLDCVSFTLALITLALVRIPRPAGAATTPAHPMSLLREFAEAWRWVAARHGLVALMVFLGALNFCAGFVDVLIIPLVLAFAEPNVLGTVMSIGGLGMIAASVAMSIWGGPRRRIHGILGFTLVLGVATVIGALRPNVPLITIGAVLFLGSLAIVMGSNQAIWQTKVEPHLLGRTMALLGMVANTPQLIAYLVAGPAVDHVFQPLVGPEDVRSPFVAAVVGDGPGRGIALLLMLMGVLTVGCAIAGFAYPRLRHLDDELPDVSTKESPMPVEPVPASAAVAEVTP